One genomic window of Bacteroidales bacterium includes the following:
- a CDS encoding alpha-galactosidase gives MKRPFLLFLAIGCISVFPLSAQQVSDNAHEDALIWTPSPESKPRINGPLVYGCRPGKPFLYRIPCQGERPLRFTVKNLPSGLQLDPVKGIISGITPEKGEYDLIITAENSKGKDKRKLRIVAGDKLALTPPMGWNHWYAHYDRITDSLVREAADKIISSGMADVGYQYVNIDDGWANAPKNKDTMRTGPLRDQNGNILPNYYFPDMKGLTDYIHSLGLKAGIYTSPGPLTCGGFAGSYQHEEQDARQFADWGFDFLKYDWCSYFEIAGKDTSPETFKKPYRLMGNILKSLDHDVVFNLCQYGMANVWEWGAEVGGHCWRTSGDLGFELDRIFDVAVNNAKHRQYSKPGEWNDPDYIQIGWIGNAHKMGMPEHTLMQPAMQYAYMSLWCLMAAPLIYSGDMSKLDAFTLNVLCNPEVIEVNQDILGECGQVISETQNTFIMFKHLSDGSVAVGLFNRGKNEEEMSVDWPKLGISGKYAVRDLWHQKNLGFYKEAFTARVPPQGVVMVRISKKKIKND, from the coding sequence ATGAAAAGGCCTTTCCTGCTTTTTCTTGCCATTGGGTGCATTTCGGTATTTCCTTTATCGGCTCAGCAGGTTTCTGATAATGCCCATGAAGATGCTTTGATATGGACCCCTTCTCCGGAATCCAAACCCCGGATTAATGGCCCTTTGGTATATGGATGCCGACCCGGCAAACCATTCCTTTACCGAATCCCCTGCCAGGGGGAAAGGCCTTTACGGTTTACCGTTAAGAATTTGCCATCCGGATTACAGCTGGATCCTGTGAAGGGAATTATCAGCGGGATTACTCCGGAAAAAGGAGAATATGATCTGATTATTACCGCCGAAAACTCTAAAGGGAAAGACAAACGGAAACTGAGAATCGTTGCAGGCGACAAACTTGCCCTAACGCCGCCTATGGGATGGAATCACTGGTATGCTCATTACGACAGGATAACAGATTCCCTGGTACGTGAGGCGGCCGATAAAATAATAAGCAGCGGAATGGCCGATGTCGGTTACCAATACGTAAACATTGATGATGGATGGGCCAATGCACCGAAAAATAAGGATACAATGCGTACTGGGCCTCTCAGGGATCAAAATGGTAACATCCTTCCCAATTACTATTTCCCAGATATGAAAGGGCTTACGGATTATATTCATTCCCTTGGGCTTAAAGCAGGCATTTACACTTCACCCGGACCTTTGACCTGTGGCGGTTTCGCAGGTTCTTATCAGCATGAAGAACAGGATGCAAGGCAGTTTGCTGACTGGGGCTTTGATTTTCTCAAATATGACTGGTGTTCGTATTTTGAAATTGCGGGAAAAGATACCAGCCCCGAAACTTTTAAGAAACCATACCGGCTGATGGGAAATATCCTGAAATCATTAGACCATGATGTTGTATTCAATCTTTGCCAGTACGGAATGGCAAATGTATGGGAATGGGGCGCTGAAGTGGGTGGCCATTGCTGGCGTACTTCGGGTGATCTGGGTTTTGAACTGGATCGTATTTTTGACGTTGCGGTCAATAACGCAAAGCACCGACAGTACTCTAAACCCGGCGAATGGAATGACCCGGACTATATACAGATTGGATGGATTGGAAATGCCCACAAAATGGGAATGCCAGAACATACCCTTATGCAACCGGCTATGCAATATGCCTATATGTCGCTCTGGTGCCTGATGGCGGCTCCTCTGATCTATAGCGGAGATATGTCGAAGCTGGACGCGTTCACTTTAAACGTGCTATGCAATCCTGAAGTAATTGAAGTGAATCAGGATATTCTGGGTGAATGCGGACAGGTTATTTCCGAAACACAGAATACTTTTATCATGTTCAAGCATCTTTCTGATGGTTCTGTTGCTGTTGGTCTTTTTAACCGAGGAAAAAACGAAGAGGAGATGAGCGTTGATTGGCCAAAACTTGGTATTTCCGGAAAATATGCTGTCCGGGATCTCTGGCATCAGAAAAATCTGGGCTTCTATAAAGAGGCATTTACGGCCAGGGTGCCCCCGCAGGGAGTTGTGATGGTGAGAATCAGCAAAAAGAAAATTAAAAATGATTGA
- a CDS encoding tetratricopeptide repeat protein, protein MRFRFKVLLVILATGFPYFSSTAQEPVQAVSVEKEYHRGLELYEKQKYGAARQCFENLLADEKLHHTLLEADARYFVAMCAIQLYHKDAEYLVNNFVAYHPESPRVNGLRFEMGRYFYGLKRFRDAAQWLSEVDKKRLSRDDLSEYYFKLGYAYFMTNDLDKARYAFSEIKDVDTKYTPPAVYYYSHIAYTQQNYETALEGFRRLENDETFAPVVPYYIIQILYLQKKYDELISYAPDKMKTISEKRLPETARLVGDAFFRKNMFSEAIPYLEIYKEKNQYMSNEDKYVLGFAYYKSGRFEDASKMLEQITAGESELKQNAMYVLGDCYVRSARKDEARMAFSAAARMNFDEKIAEDALFNYAKLTYELSYSPFNEAIRAFNEYLTKYPGSDRADEAYNYLLQVYMSTRNYKDALASIQKIRVKDDRVKKAWQRVAFFRALELYSNLDFQGAVSLLDVSLQYGNYDRTLKALAFYWKGEAWYRLGDYTEAIDQYQNFLAQPAAPSTDVYSTALYNTGYACFNLKRYADAALWFGKFLDREGGKATDLVADAYNRLGDCYFIQPDYQKAIEMYNKAIALNKYDADYALFQKGFSLGLLEKTRDKITVLNQLLTSYPRSRYVPDALFELGNSYMKLQEPQKALDFYQRILASYPSSSYYSKAMVQTGLVYRNLDRDNEALEMYKKVVAEFPGTTEARSALNGIQNIYVEQGKADDYVNYLKTIGTMGELSAASQDSLMYRSAENIYLTGDCSRSQVSFQRYLDRFPEGIFALNAHYYLSDCALRSGSEQDALPHLLYIAGKPRNMFTEEALLSAARIEYKMQNYMDAVAHYKTLESLAEVRNNQMEARIGLMRCYDKLNEFKDAYDAADRVLSTEKIPPDVIREARFILAKSAAALDRTDVALENYRKVATEVKSIQGAEAKFRVAEIYWQRKQYDKAEKEIFDYIDMNTPHQYWMARAFILLADIYTLRKDYFQAQQTLQSLIDYYENPNDGIIDMARQRKVAIDQATQKGTAREQDTLEIKMPNRK, encoded by the coding sequence GGGCAGCCCGGCAATGCTTTGAGAACCTGCTTGCCGACGAAAAGCTGCACCACACCCTGCTCGAAGCCGACGCAAGGTACTTTGTGGCCATGTGCGCCATCCAGCTTTATCACAAAGACGCAGAATACCTGGTAAACAATTTTGTGGCCTATCATCCGGAAAGTCCCCGCGTAAACGGCTTACGGTTTGAGATGGGACGCTACTTTTACGGCCTGAAGCGCTTTCGCGATGCAGCACAATGGTTGTCGGAGGTTGATAAGAAACGCCTTTCCCGTGATGATCTTTCGGAATACTATTTCAAGCTTGGCTACGCGTATTTTATGACCAACGATCTGGACAAGGCCCGCTATGCTTTCAGTGAAATAAAAGACGTTGACACAAAATACACTCCACCTGCCGTTTATTACTACTCGCACATAGCCTATACCCAGCAGAACTATGAAACAGCGCTGGAGGGTTTCCGCAGGCTTGAAAATGACGAGACATTTGCCCCGGTGGTGCCCTATTACATCATTCAGATTCTGTATCTGCAGAAAAAATACGACGAACTGATCAGTTACGCACCCGATAAAATGAAAACCATCAGCGAGAAACGGCTCCCTGAAACAGCCCGCCTGGTTGGGGATGCCTTTTTCCGCAAGAATATGTTTTCCGAGGCCATCCCTTACCTCGAAATCTATAAGGAAAAGAACCAGTACATGAGCAATGAAGACAAGTATGTACTGGGATTTGCCTATTATAAATCCGGCCGGTTTGAGGATGCATCGAAAATGCTCGAGCAAATCACTGCCGGTGAATCAGAATTGAAGCAGAATGCCATGTATGTACTGGGAGACTGTTATGTGCGATCCGCGAGGAAGGACGAGGCAAGAATGGCTTTTTCGGCGGCCGCCCGAATGAATTTTGACGAAAAAATTGCGGAAGATGCCCTGTTCAATTATGCCAAGCTGACTTACGAACTTTCCTATTCCCCCTTTAATGAAGCCATCAGGGCATTTAATGAGTACCTGACAAAGTACCCTGGTTCAGATCGCGCCGATGAGGCTTACAATTACCTGCTTCAGGTTTACATGAGCACCCGCAATTACAAAGACGCTCTTGCTTCAATTCAGAAAATACGGGTGAAGGACGACCGGGTTAAAAAAGCATGGCAGAGAGTTGCCTTTTTCAGGGCACTGGAACTTTACAGCAACCTTGATTTTCAGGGCGCTGTCAGTTTACTGGATGTTTCCCTGCAGTATGGCAATTACGACAGAACTCTCAAAGCCCTTGCTTTTTACTGGAAGGGGGAAGCCTGGTACCGGCTGGGGGACTATACCGAAGCCATTGACCAGTACCAGAACTTTCTTGCACAACCTGCAGCTCCTTCCACGGATGTGTATTCCACCGCCCTTTATAACACGGGGTATGCGTGCTTCAATCTGAAACGCTATGCCGATGCTGCTCTCTGGTTTGGCAAATTCCTTGACCGTGAAGGAGGAAAAGCCACTGACCTGGTGGCCGACGCATACAACAGATTGGGCGACTGTTATTTTATTCAGCCCGATTATCAGAAAGCCATTGAAATGTATAACAAGGCTATAGCGCTCAATAAATACGATGCCGATTATGCCCTGTTTCAGAAAGGATTTTCCCTTGGTTTGCTGGAGAAAACGCGCGACAAAATTACGGTTCTCAATCAGTTGCTCACTTCCTACCCCCGTTCCCGCTACGTACCCGATGCACTTTTTGAACTGGGAAACAGCTACATGAAACTTCAGGAACCACAAAAGGCTCTGGACTTTTATCAGCGCATACTAGCCAGTTATCCCTCGAGCAGTTATTACAGTAAGGCAATGGTACAGACAGGTTTGGTGTACAGAAACCTGGACCGCGATAACGAGGCGCTGGAAATGTACAAAAAAGTTGTGGCAGAGTTTCCCGGCACCACAGAAGCCAGAAGCGCCCTCAACGGCATCCAGAACATCTATGTGGAACAGGGAAAAGCCGATGACTATGTAAACTATCTGAAAACAATCGGAACAATGGGAGAACTCAGTGCCGCTTCGCAGGATTCCCTGATGTACCGCTCGGCCGAAAATATTTATCTCACCGGTGACTGCAGTCGTTCGCAGGTATCCTTTCAGCGTTACCTTGACCGTTTTCCGGAAGGCATTTTTGCGCTCAATGCCCACTATTATCTTTCGGACTGTGCCCTGCGCTCAGGTTCCGAACAGGATGCCCTCCCCCATTTACTCTACATTGCAGGAAAACCGCGTAACATGTTTACAGAAGAAGCCCTTCTTTCTGCAGCACGTATTGAATACAAGATGCAGAATTACATGGACGCCGTGGCACATTACAAAACCCTGGAAAGTCTGGCCGAAGTCCGCAATAACCAGATGGAAGCACGCATCGGCCTGATGCGCTGCTACGATAAACTGAATGAATTCAAAGATGCTTATGATGCTGCCGACAGGGTACTGTCAACAGAAAAAATTCCACCCGACGTAATACGGGAGGCCCGCTTCATTCTGGCCAAATCGGCTGCCGCCCTTGACCGGACTGATGTTGCCCTGGAAAATTACCGCAAAGTGGCTACGGAAGTCAAAAGTATTCAGGGAGCAGAAGCTAAATTCAGGGTGGCAGAAATTTACTGGCAAAGAAAACAATACGACAAGGCGGAGAAAGAAATTTTCGATTACATCGATATGAATACTCCGCACCAATACTGGATGGCAAGGGCCTTTATCCTTCTGGCCGATATTTATACCCTCCGGAAGGATTATTTCCAGGCCCAGCAAACCCTGCAGAGCTTGATTGATTATTACGAAAACCCGAATGACGGGATCATTGACATGGCCCGCCAGAGAAAAGTCGCCATTGATCAGGCAACCCAGAAAGGAACCGCCAGAGAACAGGACACCCTTGAAATAAAAATGCCCAACAGGAAATGA
- a CDS encoding SusD/RagB family nutrient-binding outer membrane lipoprotein, protein MKKIHYIFLFVISLAITVSCSNFEELNTNPDAPTSVAPEMLVTQVLKNSFRFWNPNPTDFGTGNLWCKHTAICEPNPNPYQYYYSYWPYGGFGSFKNLTDLKRAVEFAAGTPYESSLKGLYLFMKAWYGYWITLDLGDIPYSEAGKAEEGIVRPKYDKQQDVFQEILDDLKAAEEDFANGADFKGDIMLGGNAAKWRRLCNAMQLKVIQTISKKATAAQKARFAEIVAAGNLMTGNADNFQLAYSDNPNASHPFWNGEDRRKYIALSKLVVDGLIQLQDRRLFYFAEPAPAQISAGKLESDFDAYVGAPTELIAEQLSVNNQNGMYSLINKRYRDFRAGDPMFKFTYAEQCFIIAEAIEEGWVTGNAKDYYENGVRAMLDFYRTLPSAPASYTHGMAIDQAYIDNYFTGAAAYATSGTKEDRLHQIWYQRWLIDFFQGNGLNYAQFLRTGYPEFPLDPNTSMNPDDKTVYPKRWKYPTDEQVSNPENYKKAIDEQYGGYDGINQIPWWLKP, encoded by the coding sequence ATGAAAAAGATCCATTATATCTTTCTATTTGTAATTTCTCTTGCAATTACTGTTTCCTGCAGTAATTTTGAGGAATTAAATACAAATCCGGATGCACCGACATCGGTGGCACCTGAAATGCTTGTTACACAGGTATTGAAAAATTCTTTCAGGTTCTGGAATCCAAACCCTACCGATTTTGGCACAGGAAATCTGTGGTGCAAGCATACCGCTATTTGTGAACCAAACCCCAATCCGTATCAATACTATTACTCATACTGGCCTTACGGCGGTTTCGGGTCGTTCAAGAATCTTACCGATCTGAAGAGAGCAGTTGAATTTGCTGCCGGAACCCCTTATGAATCTTCACTTAAAGGGTTGTATTTGTTCATGAAAGCCTGGTACGGTTATTGGATAACTCTGGACCTGGGCGATATTCCTTATTCTGAAGCCGGTAAGGCAGAAGAAGGAATTGTCAGGCCTAAATATGACAAACAACAGGATGTGTTTCAGGAAATCCTGGATGATCTGAAAGCCGCTGAAGAAGATTTTGCCAATGGTGCAGACTTCAAAGGTGACATAATGCTGGGAGGCAATGCTGCCAAATGGCGCAGGCTTTGCAATGCCATGCAACTGAAGGTCATTCAGACCATCAGTAAAAAAGCAACTGCGGCACAGAAAGCCCGGTTTGCTGAAATTGTGGCAGCCGGCAACCTGATGACCGGTAATGCTGACAATTTCCAGCTGGCTTATTCCGATAATCCCAACGCATCCCATCCTTTCTGGAATGGTGAAGACAGAAGAAAGTACATCGCCCTGTCCAAACTCGTTGTTGACGGATTAATCCAACTGCAGGACCGCAGGTTGTTCTACTTTGCAGAACCTGCACCGGCTCAGATAAGTGCCGGTAAACTGGAAAGCGATTTTGATGCTTATGTAGGTGCACCTACGGAATTAATAGCCGAACAACTTTCGGTTAACAATCAGAATGGCATGTATTCCCTGATCAATAAACGGTACAGAGATTTCAGGGCCGGCGATCCGATGTTCAAGTTTACTTACGCCGAACAATGCTTCATTATTGCTGAAGCTATTGAAGAAGGATGGGTTACAGGAAATGCAAAAGATTATTATGAAAACGGAGTAAGGGCTATGCTTGATTTTTACAGAACTCTGCCTTCTGCTCCTGCGTCCTATACCCATGGCATGGCTATCGACCAGGCGTATATCGATAATTATTTCACCGGTGCTGCAGCATATGCAACATCAGGAACCAAGGAAGATCGTCTGCACCAGATCTGGTACCAGAGGTGGCTTATTGACTTCTTCCAGGGTAACGGTTTAAATTATGCTCAGTTCCTGCGGACGGGATATCCCGAATTTCCTCTGGATCCCAACACCAGCATGAACCCCGATGACAAAACCGTTTATCCGAAACGCTGGAAATATCCCACCGACGAACAAGTCTCTAACCCCGAAAACTATAAAAAAGCCATTGATGAGCAGTACGGGGGATATGACGGAATCAATCAGATTCCCTGGTGGCTGAAGCCATGA
- a CDS encoding coagulation factor 5/8 type domain-containing protein, with protein MSKRAGEQASRFNRSPLGENVFVFDPSMNMAEIQALIDTIYSGQLFPENEFTQNRYALLFKPGVYHLDVKVGYYTHVMGLGISPEETVIVGAVRSVASQGGHVLCNFWRAAENITILPASDSVNTWAVSQASPLRRVYIKGDLKLFDGPSSGGFMANCRIDGTVYSGSQQQWLTRNSVFNKWIGGVWNMVYVGTINAPEENWPEKPYTAVAVTPEVREKPYWVFSGKELMLKIPGIKKNSCGVDWNGNHQERTLALKDFYIAKAAADNSKTINKALKKGKHILFTPGIYFLSESIRVFRPGTVIIGLGFPTLIPVNGNKVIEISDKDGITVAGLLIDAGKIPSETLMQVGEPGSKNDHESNPSFLFDLFFRVGGAREGNVSRCLTINSNDVYVDHIWIWRADHGNGVGWNKNRCANGLVVNGNDVTIYGLFNEHFQEYQTIWNGENGRVYFYQSEMPYDPPSVDEWKHGTTFGYASYKVADSVNVHHAWGLGIYNVFYDAPIVVDQAIETPPALEDSLYHKVIFWLNGNRESIVKSIINGKGGYVNASNRKAVMK; from the coding sequence TTGTCAAAAAGGGCCGGAGAACAAGCCTCCCGTTTCAACAGGTCACCATTAGGTGAGAATGTATTTGTATTTGATCCTTCAATGAATATGGCCGAAATACAGGCACTTATTGATACGATTTATTCCGGTCAGCTATTTCCCGAAAATGAGTTTACCCAGAATCGGTATGCCTTGCTTTTCAAGCCCGGAGTCTATCATCTTGATGTGAAAGTGGGTTACTATACACATGTGATGGGGCTCGGGATTTCCCCTGAAGAAACGGTTATAGTGGGGGCCGTTCGGTCAGTTGCATCGCAGGGGGGGCATGTGTTGTGCAATTTCTGGCGGGCGGCGGAAAACATTACCATCCTGCCGGCTTCCGATTCAGTGAATACCTGGGCTGTTTCCCAGGCTTCTCCCTTGCGGCGTGTTTATATCAAGGGCGACCTGAAATTGTTTGATGGTCCTTCCAGCGGAGGCTTTATGGCCAATTGCAGAATCGACGGAACAGTCTATTCCGGTTCACAACAGCAATGGCTCACAAGAAATTCTGTTTTCAATAAATGGATCGGCGGAGTCTGGAATATGGTATACGTGGGAACAATCAATGCACCGGAAGAAAACTGGCCGGAGAAGCCTTATACTGCCGTTGCAGTTACTCCGGAAGTTCGTGAAAAACCCTATTGGGTATTTTCAGGAAAAGAACTGATGTTGAAAATTCCCGGCATAAAGAAAAATTCATGCGGTGTGGATTGGAATGGCAATCATCAGGAAAGAACGCTTGCATTGAAGGATTTTTATATCGCGAAGGCCGCTGCCGACAATTCAAAAACCATTAACAAAGCCCTGAAAAAAGGAAAGCATATACTTTTTACTCCGGGAATCTACTTTCTGTCAGAAAGTATCCGGGTATTTCGTCCGGGAACAGTGATTATAGGACTCGGTTTTCCTACATTAATACCGGTGAATGGAAACAAGGTTATCGAAATTTCTGACAAAGACGGCATAACTGTTGCGGGCCTGCTGATTGATGCTGGGAAAATTCCTTCAGAAACTTTAATGCAGGTAGGAGAACCGGGATCAAAAAATGATCACGAATCCAATCCGTCTTTTTTGTTTGACTTATTCTTCCGTGTGGGTGGTGCTCGCGAAGGTAATGTTTCCCGTTGTTTAACGATCAACAGTAATGATGTTTATGTTGATCATATATGGATCTGGAGAGCTGATCATGGCAACGGAGTAGGTTGGAACAAAAACCGGTGTGCCAATGGTCTGGTTGTTAACGGCAATGATGTTACGATTTATGGATTGTTCAATGAACATTTTCAGGAATACCAGACTATCTGGAATGGAGAAAATGGCCGGGTGTACTTTTACCAGAGCGAAATGCCATATGACCCACCATCGGTCGATGAATGGAAACACGGCACTACATTTGGGTATGCTTCGTATAAAGTGGCTGACTCTGTGAATGTACATCATGCATGGGGACTTGGTATATATAACGTATTTTATGATGCACCCATTGTAGTTGACCAGGCGATTGAAACACCTCCGGCCCTGGAAGATTCCCTTTACCACAAGGTAATCTTCTGGTTAAACGGCAACAGGGAAAGTATTGTAAAAAGTATTATCAACGGTAAAGGGGGATATGTTAATGCTTCCAATCGGAAGGCTGTTATGAAATAA
- a CDS encoding ADP-ribosylglycohydrolase family protein, whose protein sequence is MKKAVSVQYLFLFLFLIEVAGCKQANEYKTIRPDVLKDKISGGWAGKMIGVTYGAPTEFHAMNRIFEDSIRWTPADIKGSIWQDDLYVQLTFMMTMDKYGIDAPAKQFHEMFAKAGYWLWHANMQARKNYYDSIFPPASGSPEYNIHADDIDFQIEADYIGFMCPGMPQTALQMADKIGHIMNYGDGVYGGVFVAALYAEAFFESDINKIIENALRSLPAESDYYKIIQDVIALHRHYPDDWKAAWKELEAKWGDVDICGAGNPFNIDAKLNGAYIAMGLLYGEGDPMKTLEIATRCGQDSDCNPSNALAVLGVIKGFSGLPEYMQEGVRNVADSVFIHTSYSFNSAVDNTYKYALDLIARNGGKVGENEIKIKRQEPVAPALEVSFPDVVFSRKISVFEPGWSFKGNWKPFEVERNNQKTKQSMYAFAKGDELVLEFQGTGISIEGNWYRDGGKADVYVDGKLHRTIDTYYDFANQQHTTSIWHVMGLKPGTHTVRLVVTGEKRPESKDTRVYITSAIIFDTAPKKNEMYKFSFEK, encoded by the coding sequence ATGAAAAAAGCAGTGTCTGTTCAGTATCTTTTTCTTTTTCTGTTTCTTATTGAAGTTGCTGGCTGCAAACAGGCAAACGAATACAAAACCATCCGTCCAGATGTTTTGAAAGACAAAATTTCCGGGGGCTGGGCCGGCAAAATGATAGGGGTGACGTATGGCGCTCCGACCGAATTCCATGCCATGAACCGGATCTTTGAGGATTCCATCCGCTGGACACCGGCCGATATAAAAGGAAGCATCTGGCAGGACGACCTGTACGTTCAGCTTACCTTCATGATGACAATGGACAAGTACGGCATCGATGCCCCGGCCAAACAGTTTCACGAAATGTTTGCCAAGGCCGGTTACTGGTTATGGCATGCCAATATGCAGGCCCGGAAAAACTATTACGACAGCATTTTCCCTCCTGCTTCAGGAAGTCCTGAGTACAATATTCATGCCGATGATATTGATTTTCAAATAGAAGCAGATTATATCGGATTTATGTGTCCGGGTATGCCGCAAACTGCCCTGCAGATGGCTGATAAAATCGGGCATATTATGAATTATGGTGACGGCGTATATGGCGGCGTTTTTGTAGCTGCATTGTACGCCGAAGCTTTCTTTGAATCCGACATTAACAAAATAATTGAAAATGCTCTTAGGTCACTTCCTGCGGAAAGCGATTATTACAAAATCATTCAGGATGTGATAGCGTTGCACAGGCATTATCCTGACGATTGGAAGGCTGCATGGAAGGAACTGGAGGCAAAGTGGGGCGATGTGGACATTTGCGGTGCAGGCAATCCGTTTAATATTGACGCCAAGCTCAATGGAGCCTACATTGCAATGGGCCTCCTTTACGGAGAGGGGGATCCTATGAAAACACTGGAGATCGCAACCCGGTGCGGTCAGGATTCCGACTGCAATCCATCCAACGCACTGGCTGTTCTGGGCGTCATAAAGGGTTTCAGCGGGCTGCCTGAATATATGCAGGAAGGCGTCCGCAATGTGGCTGATTCGGTTTTTATTCACACCAGCTATTCCTTCAATTCGGCAGTGGACAATACATATAAATATGCCCTTGACCTGATTGCCCGGAATGGGGGAAAGGTAGGGGAAAATGAGATAAAAATCAAAAGGCAGGAACCTGTGGCACCTGCCCTTGAAGTTTCCTTCCCGGATGTGGTCTTCTCAAGGAAGATCTCGGTTTTTGAACCGGGCTGGTCCTTCAAAGGTAACTGGAAACCTTTTGAAGTTGAACGGAATAATCAGAAAACCAAACAGTCTATGTATGCATTCGCTAAGGGCGATGAACTGGTATTGGAATTTCAGGGGACAGGCATTTCAATCGAAGGAAACTGGTACAGGGATGGCGGTAAAGCTGATGTGTACGTAGATGGGAAACTTCACCGCACGATTGATACCTATTATGATTTTGCCAATCAGCAGCATACAACAAGCATCTGGCATGTCATGGGCCTTAAGCCGGGTACCCATACGGTGCGGCTTGTGGTTACAGGGGAAAAACGTCCGGAATCGAAGGATACCCGTGTTTATATAACTTCTGCAATTATCTTTGATACAGCTCCGAAGAAAAACGAGATGTACAAGTTTTCCTTTGAAAAGTAG